In Anaerolineales bacterium, one DNA window encodes the following:
- a CDS encoding DMT family transporter, with product MSVTIISILSGITGMFGWGLYDFLGGVFAKQIGPYKSFFWSQLAGLASMLLLAILMIPSMDVPSGVMFLFSVAALLYSAGYLFFFKGFEIGNMSIVAATMNLWAVFTMLFAFTFMGQRLSPSQTIGVLMILAGVTLASLNWSEIQQRRFQLSSGVREAMMGAFFFGIYWNVSELIVEEVGWLVSTVLIKLGIVVFMLLFSIFSKRGMGLAGTTTKTRSAIFIMGMIEAGAVAVVNYGLTIGDAILITPIASALSIVTIVLAIIFLKDKITKPQGLGIATAVAGIVITGF from the coding sequence ATGAGCGTCACGATCATCAGTATCTTGTCGGGAATAACAGGCATGTTCGGGTGGGGACTGTATGATTTTCTGGGCGGCGTCTTCGCCAAACAGATCGGACCTTACAAATCGTTTTTTTGGTCACAGTTGGCTGGGTTGGCATCGATGCTTTTACTCGCCATTCTAATGATCCCCAGTATGGATGTCCCTTCAGGTGTGATGTTCTTGTTTTCCGTTGCGGCACTTCTTTACTCGGCTGGTTATTTGTTCTTCTTCAAAGGCTTTGAGATTGGCAACATGTCCATCGTTGCCGCCACCATGAACCTGTGGGCAGTGTTCACCATGCTGTTCGCCTTCACCTTCATGGGACAGCGCCTCTCCCCCAGCCAAACCATCGGCGTCCTGATGATCCTTGCAGGGGTGACGCTCGCATCCCTGAACTGGAGTGAGATCCAACAGCGCAGGTTTCAACTTTCTTCAGGGGTCAGGGAAGCCATGATGGGAGCCTTTTTCTTCGGCATTTACTGGAATGTCAGCGAGCTCATCGTCGAAGAGGTCGGATGGCTGGTCAGCACAGTATTGATCAAACTTGGTATCGTTGTTTTTATGCTCCTCTTTTCCATCTTTTCCAAACGCGGGATGGGGCTGGCAGGCACCACTACAAAAACCAGATCCGCCATCTTCATCATGGGTATGATTGAGGCAGGTGCGGTTGCCGTTGTCAATTATGGATTGACGATCGGAGATGCGATACTGATCACCCCCATCGCCTCCGCTTTGTCGATTGTGACCATTGTATTGGCGATCATTTTTCTTAAAGATAAAATCACCAAGCCACAAGGACTTGGAATTGCAACAGCAGTCGCTGGTATCGTCATTACAGGCTTCTAA
- the gatB gene encoding Asp-tRNA(Asn)/Glu-tRNA(Gln) amidotransferase subunit GatB, whose protein sequence is MKLTYEPVIGLEIHGELLTNSKMFCGCSADYGSAPEPNTNICPTCTGLPGAMPVVNKKATELAALVGLALNCSINKHNTFARKNYYYPDLPKGYQISQYELPIAEKGWLEVNADGESQLKVRVRRVHIEEDTAKLSHEKNYALVDFNRAGVPLLEIVSEPDMRAVEAALDYATKVRAILRYLGVNSGDMEKGVLRFEANISVRPIGSDEFRTRTEIKNLNSFRALVRASQYEIERQIQIYESGGTVVQETLGWDDVRGVTTSQRSKEEAHDYRYFPEPDLPPLQLSDAWIESIRTRLPELPEAKTARFISEFGLTPSEARFLTSDLALADYFESVVAKSKSPAKTIHSWIAGEFMRYLNDSGLSIDDVTLAPETLAKLIDMVTDKTIGASAGKTVLTELFNAKRGGDPAQIVKEKNLLQLTDVNAIQEIVTKILNDNPKEVDEYNAGKETLFQWLMGQVARATKGKADPNVAKELMVKGLEERKK, encoded by the coding sequence ATGAAACTAACCTACGAACCCGTCATCGGACTTGAAATTCACGGCGAACTGCTCACGAACTCCAAAATGTTCTGCGGCTGTTCCGCAGATTATGGCTCCGCGCCGGAACCGAACACCAACATCTGCCCAACCTGCACGGGGTTGCCGGGTGCCATGCCCGTCGTCAACAAGAAGGCGACGGAACTTGCCGCGCTGGTCGGCCTCGCGTTGAACTGTTCCATCAACAAGCACAACACCTTTGCGCGCAAAAATTATTATTACCCCGACCTGCCCAAGGGCTATCAAATCTCGCAATACGAATTGCCGATTGCAGAAAAAGGCTGGCTCGAAGTCAATGCCGATGGTGAGAGTCAACTCAAAGTGAGAGTGAGGCGGGTTCACATCGAAGAAGATACAGCGAAATTGAGCCACGAAAAAAATTATGCGTTGGTCGATTTCAATCGCGCAGGCGTCCCCCTGCTTGAGATCGTTTCCGAGCCTGATATGCGGGCAGTCGAAGCCGCGCTCGATTACGCCACGAAGGTCCGCGCCATTTTGCGTTACCTCGGCGTGAACTCGGGCGACATGGAAAAAGGCGTGCTGCGTTTCGAGGCGAACATTTCTGTGCGCCCCATTGGCAGTGATGAATTTAGAACGAGAACCGAAATAAAAAATCTCAACAGTTTCCGCGCGCTCGTCCGCGCTTCGCAATATGAGATCGAACGCCAGATTCAAATTTACGAATCGGGCGGCACGGTCGTGCAGGAAACTCTCGGCTGGGACGATGTTCGGGGCGTGACGACCAGCCAACGGTCGAAGGAAGAGGCGCACGATTATCGCTACTTCCCCGAGCCCGACCTTCCTCCCCTTCAATTATCGGATGCATGGATCGAGTCGATTCGGACTCGACTGCCTGAACTGCCCGAAGCAAAGACCGCCCGCTTCATTTCAGAATTTGGCTTGACTCCGTCCGAGGCACGTTTTCTCACCTCTGACCTTGCTCTCGCGGACTACTTCGAGAGCGTGGTTGCGAAATCGAAAAGCCCTGCGAAAACAATCCACTCGTGGATCGCGGGTGAGTTCATGCGTTACCTGAACGACTCAGGTTTGAGCATTGACGATGTGACCCTCGCCCCCGAAACGCTCGCCAAACTGATCGACATGGTGACCGACAAGACCATCGGCGCCAGCGCAGGCAAGACCGTGCTGACCGAACTCTTCAACGCGAAGCGCGGCGGCGACCCGGCGCAGATCGTCAAGGAAAAAAATCTATTGCAGTTGACCGACGTCAACGCCATTCAAGAGATCGTGACGAAGATCTTGAACGACAACCCCAAAGAAGTGGACGAGTACAACGCAGGCAAAGAGACCTTGTTCCAGTGGCTTATGGGGCAGGTTGCACGAGCAACGAAAGGCAAAGCCGACCCGAACGTGGCGAAGGAGTTGATGGTGAAAGGGTTGGAGGAGAGGAAGAAGTAA
- a CDS encoding cold-shock protein, which produces MSERLVGTVKWFNATKGYGFIGRESGEDVFVHFSAIQSDGYRKLEAEQRVEFSVEEGPKGLQAANVVPIS; this is translated from the coding sequence ATGTCAGAACGTTTAGTTGGAACCGTCAAGTGGTTTAATGCGACCAAGGGGTACGGGTTTATCGGACGCGAGAGCGGCGAGGATGTGTTCGTGCATTTCAGCGCCATTCAGTCCGACGGCTACCGCAAGCTGGAAGCCGAACAGAGGGTGGAGTTTTCCGTGGAGGAAGGTCCCAAAGGGCTGCAGGCTGCCAACGTGGTGCCGATCTCGTAG
- a CDS encoding TIGR01906 family membrane protein, translating to MKPTLSHLTSLLTPLALTGLALRILLTPLYYTVEYSMPYFPADEYGFTKEDRLQWAPYAVEYLVNDEEISYLGSLQFEDGSPLYNERELRHMEDVKDVARGALHIWYVTLALLALFAALAWKGNWLPEYRNGLRRGGWWMIGLALALAAIAGTGILLNPDIFWSFFTAFHTLFFEGDSWLFYYSDTLIRLFPIRFWQDAVLWAAVIALGGGLGLALGIKRP from the coding sequence ATGAAACCCACCCTTTCCCACCTCACCTCCCTGCTCACTCCCCTCGCATTGACCGGACTTGCCCTGCGTATCCTGCTCACACCGCTGTATTACACCGTGGAATACAGCATGCCCTACTTCCCCGCAGACGAATACGGCTTCACAAAGGAAGACCGCCTTCAATGGGCACCCTACGCCGTGGAATATCTGGTCAATGACGAAGAAATTTCCTACCTTGGCAGCCTGCAATTCGAGGACGGCAGTCCGCTGTACAACGAACGCGAACTCAGGCACATGGAGGATGTCAAGGACGTGGCGCGGGGCGCATTGCACATCTGGTATGTCACTCTTGCGCTTCTTGCCCTGTTCGCCGCTCTGGCATGGAAGGGGAACTGGCTTCCCGAATATCGCAACGGTCTGCGCCGCGGCGGCTGGTGGATGATCGGGCTGGCACTCGCGCTTGCCGCGATTGCGGGCACGGGCATCCTGCTTAATCCCGATATTTTCTGGTCCTTCTTTACCGCCTTCCACACCCTCTTCTTCGAAGGCGACTCCTGGCTCTTCTATTATTCGGACACCCTCATCCGTCTCTTCCCCATCCGCTTCTGGCAGGATGCGGTCCTTTGGGCGGCGGTCATCGCCCTGGGTGGCGGCTTGGGGCTGGCACTGGGAATAAAGAGACCGTGA
- a CDS encoding FMN-binding negative transcriptional regulator gives MYIPKLYREENHAKIVDFLKGNGFPVLVSHDGEKLIGTHLPTEVIENADGSLTILGHMSRANPQWKSFGEQEVLLIFQGAHTYISPRWYNHVNVPTWNYMNVHVYGKVRMLEGDDLRALLSKLVKKHEVGTGYSMEALPTDFVEKEMHGVAGFAIDVTGLEAASKLSQNRDDESYAGIVHELEMRGDDASVEVAREMKRKRMLKS, from the coding sequence ATGTACATCCCCAAACTTTATCGCGAAGAAAATCATGCGAAAATTGTCGATTTCCTGAAAGGGAACGGTTTCCCCGTGCTCGTTTCACATGACGGGGAGAAATTGATCGGGACGCACCTGCCGACGGAAGTGATTGAAAATGCGGACGGGTCGCTGACGATATTGGGGCATATGTCCCGTGCGAACCCGCAGTGGAAGAGTTTTGGCGAGCAGGAAGTACTGCTTATTTTTCAAGGCGCGCATACGTATATTTCGCCGAGGTGGTACAACCACGTCAACGTACCGACCTGGAATTACATGAACGTCCATGTCTACGGCAAGGTTCGCATGCTGGAGGGGGATGATCTCAGAGCCCTGCTCAGCAAACTGGTCAAGAAACACGAAGTTGGCACGGGCTACAGTATGGAAGCTCTGCCCACGGATTTCGTGGAGAAGGAGATGCACGGCGTGGCGGGATTTGCCATCGACGTGACAGGCCTCGAGGCCGCTTCGAAACTGAGTCAAAACCGCGACGATGAGTCCTACGCGGGCATTGTCCACGAGTTGGAGATGCGCGGCGATGACGCTTCGGTGGAGGTGGCACGGGAGATGAAGAGAAAGCGGATGTTAAAATCTTGA
- the gatA gene encoding Asp-tRNA(Asn)/Glu-tRNA(Gln) amidotransferase subunit GatA, producing the protein MQLTNLTIREAHELLTTKKISSVELTQAILDRIHEVDKKVKSYVTVTDDLALEQAKQADERIAKDENVTPLTGIPFSMKDCISTRDVRTTCSSKILENYVPQYNATVTKKLADAGAVLVGKTNMDEFGMGSSCENSAFFNTHNPWDLDHVPGGSSGGSAAAMSASLATFTIGEDTGGSVRMPAGFCNVTGIKPTYGRVSRYGLIALVSSFDSIGPMSRDAYDCATVLEHIAGHDPHDSTTYNSPVPNYTANINKPVKGMKLGIPKEYFVAGMEAGVESALQESICQFEKLGMEIHEVSLPHTKYGLPVYYLLLFAEASANLARMDGTRFGLSVSDGAKDVIDIYLKTRQEGFGDEVKRRIMLGAYALSAGYYDAYYLKAQKVRTLLRRDFETAFASVDLLLAPTCPTTAFKLGEKTSDPLEMYLSDIYVVATNPAGVPAIALPAGFSNNMPVGMQLIGKHLDESTLFQVAHAYQQVTDWHKQQPNL; encoded by the coding sequence ATGCAACTAACCAACCTCACCATCCGAGAAGCCCACGAACTTCTCACCACCAAAAAAATTTCATCCGTCGAGCTGACGCAAGCCATACTCGACCGCATCCACGAAGTGGATAAAAAGGTCAAGTCTTATGTCACGGTCACGGACGACCTTGCGCTGGAACAAGCAAAGCAAGCCGATGAGCGCATCGCCAAAGACGAGAACGTCACCCCGCTGACAGGCATCCCCTTCTCGATGAAGGATTGCATCTCCACGCGGGATGTCCGCACTACGTGTTCATCGAAAATCCTTGAGAACTACGTTCCGCAGTACAACGCCACCGTCACAAAAAAACTCGCGGACGCGGGCGCTGTTCTCGTCGGCAAGACCAACATGGACGAGTTCGGCATGGGCTCCTCCTGTGAAAACTCAGCGTTCTTCAACACCCACAACCCGTGGGATTTGGATCACGTCCCTGGCGGTTCGAGCGGAGGTTCTGCCGCGGCGATGTCGGCGAGTCTCGCCACGTTCACCATCGGTGAAGACACAGGCGGCTCCGTCCGCATGCCCGCGGGTTTTTGCAACGTCACAGGCATCAAGCCAACTTATGGACGTGTCTCACGCTATGGTCTTATTGCTCTCGTTTCTTCTTTTGACTCCATCGGACCCATGTCCCGCGATGCCTACGACTGCGCGACTGTCCTTGAACACATCGCAGGTCACGACCCACACGACAGCACCACCTACAACTCGCCCGTCCCGAATTACACCGCGAACATCAACAAGCCCGTCAAAGGGATGAAGCTCGGCATCCCGAAAGAATATTTCGTCGCAGGTATGGAAGCAGGTGTTGAGTCCGCGCTGCAAGAATCGATTTGTCAGTTTGAAAAACTCGGCATGGAGATTCACGAAGTCTCGCTCCCCCACACCAAGTACGGTCTGCCCGTTTATTATCTTTTGCTTTTTGCTGAAGCCAGCGCCAACCTCGCCCGCATGGACGGCACGCGTTTCGGTCTCTCTGTTTCGGATGGCGCGAAGGATGTCATCGACATCTATCTCAAGACCCGCCAGGAAGGATTCGGCGATGAGGTCAAGCGCAGGATCATGCTTGGCGCGTACGCCCTCTCAGCGGGATACTATGACGCGTATTATTTGAAGGCGCAAAAAGTGCGCACGCTTCTTCGTCGGGACTTTGAAACTGCTTTTGCCTCCGTGGACCTTCTCCTCGCCCCAACCTGTCCCACCACCGCCTTCAAACTCGGCGAAAAGACCAGTGATCCGCTCGAAATGTACCTCTCCGATATTTACGTTGTTGCGACAAATCCTGCGGGCGTCCCTGCCATTGCACTCCCCGCTGGCTTCTCCAACAACATGCCCGTCGGGATGCAACTCATCGGCAAGCATTTGGATGAGTCAACCCTATTCCAAGTCGCGCATGCCTACCAGCAAGTGACCGATTGGCATAAGCAGCAACCAAATTTATGA
- a CDS encoding DinB family protein: MNAEAFRHFYNYHFAENRKVLDHITSLTFEQFTQKADYSRGSIREQLIHLIDAEDVWISELRGAQPGDPLPEIVTADDRDAIRAHWDKVEDKVRAYLAALKDEQLFSKPITDPEEDKDLIVWQVLLHVANHATDHRAQLLRALHDLGVDTKYQDYIFYVYENPM, from the coding sequence ATGAATGCAGAAGCCTTTCGTCATTTTTATAACTATCACTTCGCCGAGAACCGCAAGGTCTTAGATCATATTACATCATTGACCTTTGAGCAGTTCACCCAGAAAGCGGATTACTCGCGCGGGTCAATTCGGGAGCAACTTATCCACCTCATCGATGCGGAGGATGTGTGGATCAGCGAGTTGCGCGGCGCTCAACCTGGCGATCCATTGCCTGAGATTGTCACTGCTGATGACCGCGATGCCATCCGCGCTCACTGGGATAAGGTGGAGGACAAAGTCCGCGCTTATCTTGCTGCCTTAAAGGACGAACAATTATTTTCCAAGCCGATCACCGATCCCGAAGAGGACAAGGACTTGATCGTTTGGCAGGTTCTTCTACATGTTGCCAATCATGCCACCGATCATCGCGCTCAACTTTTGCGTGCCTTGCACGATCTGGGTGTGGACACGAAGTATCAGGATTACATTTTTTACGTGTACGAAAATCCAATGTAA
- the aspS gene encoding aspartate--tRNA ligase yields MYRTHLCGELRAGHAGQTITLSGWVNRRRDHGGVAFFDLRDRAGIVQITINPDLPKEMLDLVADIRNEWVLQIEGVVQKRPEGMANPKMTTGEIEVIAKNVTVLNASKTPPFMVNTDNDLPDENMRLKYRYIDLRRERLTKNMVLRHKVIKFMRDYLDEQGFIEIETPIMFKATPEGARDYLVPSRIYPGQFYALPQSPQQLKQLLMVAGMDKYFQIARCFRDEDLRGDRQPEFTQLDLEMSYVHRDDVLGLVEDLFTKMIPAVAPHKKLYSTPWPKFSYKEVMENYGTDKPDLRFGMELVDVSEVFAKSEFKVFQSALAAGGVIKCIVAPKSADMSRKEIDALTEVAKSFGAKGMPTLGFTAEGVKGSAAKFVTPEEAEALKSKTGAGVGDLIVFASDARAVANKVLGGLRLWFRDTLDLADKDMMAFAWVVDFPFFAWNEEEQKWESEHHPFTMPKMDDLPKFETDPGAVMSDAYDMVCNGYETASGSIRIHRRDIQMKMFQMLGLSDEEIQAKFGHMLEAFEYGAPPHGGMAPGIDRLVMLLADEPNIREVIAFPKNQNGRDVMADAPSEVEPKQLKELHIKFE; encoded by the coding sequence ATGTATAGAACTCATTTATGCGGAGAATTACGAGCCGGCCACGCGGGACAGACCATCACGCTCTCGGGCTGGGTGAATCGACGCCGCGATCACGGCGGGGTGGCTTTCTTTGACCTGCGTGACCGTGCAGGCATCGTCCAAATTACCATCAATCCCGACCTTCCCAAAGAAATGCTTGACCTTGTTGCAGATATCCGCAATGAATGGGTGTTACAGATCGAAGGCGTGGTGCAAAAGCGCCCGGAAGGGATGGCAAATCCCAAAATGACGACAGGCGAAATCGAGGTCATTGCTAAAAATGTGACGGTTCTCAACGCTTCGAAGACTCCGCCGTTCATGGTCAACACGGACAACGATCTGCCCGACGAGAACATGCGCCTCAAATACCGTTACATCGACCTGCGCCGCGAACGCCTGACGAAGAACATGGTGCTGCGCCACAAGGTCATCAAGTTCATGCGCGACTATCTTGATGAACAAGGCTTCATCGAAATCGAGACACCGATCATGTTCAAGGCGACTCCCGAAGGTGCACGCGACTACCTTGTGCCTTCCCGTATCTATCCGGGACAGTTCTACGCCCTGCCCCAATCACCCCAGCAATTGAAGCAGTTGCTCATGGTGGCAGGCATGGATAAGTACTTCCAGATCGCACGCTGTTTCCGCGACGAAGACCTGCGCGGCGACCGTCAGCCTGAGTTCACGCAGCTCGACCTTGAAATGTCCTATGTTCATCGCGATGATGTCTTGGGGCTGGTGGAAGACCTCTTCACCAAAATGATCCCCGCCGTTGCACCGCACAAGAAGTTGTATTCGACACCATGGCCCAAGTTCTCCTACAAAGAAGTTATGGAAAATTATGGCACCGACAAACCCGATCTGCGCTTCGGCATGGAGTTGGTCGACGTCAGCGAAGTTTTCGCCAAAAGTGAGTTCAAAGTGTTCCAGTCTGCTTTAGCGGCTGGCGGAGTCATCAAGTGCATCGTCGCGCCGAAATCTGCGGACATGTCTCGCAAAGAAATCGATGCGCTCACGGAAGTGGCGAAGTCTTTCGGGGCGAAGGGAATGCCCACGTTGGGCTTCACAGCCGAGGGTGTGAAAGGAAGCGCGGCAAAGTTTGTGACGCCGGAAGAAGCCGAAGCGTTGAAATCCAAAACGGGAGCAGGAGTCGGCGATCTGATCGTCTTCGCATCCGACGCGCGCGCGGTTGCCAACAAAGTTCTCGGCGGATTACGTCTTTGGTTCCGCGATACATTGGATCTGGCGGATAAGGACATGATGGCGTTTGCATGGGTTGTGGACTTCCCGTTCTTTGCGTGGAACGAGGAGGAACAGAAATGGGAATCGGAACATCACCCCTTCACCATGCCGAAAATGGACGACCTGCCCAAGTTCGAAACGGACCCGGGCGCGGTGATGTCCGATGCGTACGACATGGTTTGTAACGGATACGAAACCGCTTCAGGCTCGATCCGTATTCACCGCCGCGACATTCAGATGAAGATGTTCCAAATGCTCGGTTTGAGCGACGAGGAAATTCAGGCGAAGTTCGGTCACATGCTCGAGGCGTTCGAGTACGGCGCTCCCCCGCACGGCGGCATGGCGCCTGGCATTGACCGTTTGGTCATGCTGTTGGCGGACGAGCCCAACATCCGCGAAGTGATCGCCTTCCCCAAGAACCAGAACGGGCGCGATGTGATGGCGGATGCGCCGTCGGAAGTTGAACCGAAGCAGTTAAAAGAATTGCATATTAAGTTTGAATAA
- a CDS encoding fused MFS/spermidine synthase, producing the protein MKKYLLFTVFISGMTTLGAELTAGRLIGNVFGTSNLVWASIIGLILIYLAFGYFLGGKWADKDPTPLAMYRILAWAAFTIGLVPYAAVPVLRSAADAFEALSVGIMAGSFVAVLVLFIVPITLLGTISPYAIRLSMDDTARSGQISGQIYAISTLGSFIGTFLPTLIFIPTIGTRLTFVLLGMTLLIVALVGLARFASRREMLKLIWMPILLALIAVLFSSSALKQNTGQVYEAESAYNYIQVQEVNGYTLLRLNDGQGVHSIYHPDVLYFNGPWEQFLVGPYFYADRSPDEITSMAIVGLAAGTAARQATAVYGDDIQIDGFEIDGKIIEVGRTYFDMNLPNLNVIVGDGRLGLDRSPVTYDIIAIDAYRPPYIPPHMTTLEFFEICASHLADDGVLTLNVGSTPGDRRLIDGLATTMAQLFPTIHIMDIPATLNTMIFATKQPTTREAFSDNMIRLAQDSSLDPVLVITMASTFTHLQPGYETTTVFTDDLAPIEWIVNNMVVNFVLEGGLEFLQ; encoded by the coding sequence ATGAAAAAATACCTTCTTTTTACCGTCTTCATCTCCGGCATGACCACCCTCGGCGCGGAACTCACCGCAGGTCGCCTGATTGGCAACGTCTTCGGCACCAGCAACCTCGTCTGGGCCAGCATTATCGGCCTCATCCTCATCTACCTGGCCTTCGGCTACTTCCTCGGCGGCAAATGGGCGGATAAAGACCCGACTCCGCTCGCCATGTACCGTATCCTCGCCTGGGCAGCCTTTACCATCGGGCTCGTGCCGTATGCCGCCGTACCAGTCCTCAGGTCCGCTGCGGATGCGTTCGAGGCCTTGAGTGTCGGCATCATGGCCGGCTCCTTCGTCGCCGTGCTCGTGCTCTTCATCGTTCCCATCACCCTGCTTGGCACCATCTCTCCCTACGCCATCCGCCTCTCCATGGACGACACCGCCAGGTCGGGGCAGATCTCCGGGCAGATCTACGCCATCTCCACGCTCGGCTCGTTCATCGGCACCTTCCTGCCCACGCTCATCTTTATCCCCACCATCGGCACGCGCCTGACCTTCGTATTGCTCGGCATGACTCTCTTGATCGTTGCACTGGTCGGGCTTGCCCGTTTTGCAAGCCGGCGTGAAATGCTCAAACTCATCTGGATGCCCATCCTGCTCGCGCTGATCGCGGTCCTGTTTTCCAGTTCCGCGCTTAAGCAAAATACCGGGCAGGTCTACGAAGCCGAGTCGGCCTACAACTACATTCAAGTGCAGGAGGTCAACGGCTATACGCTTCTGCGCCTCAACGATGGGCAGGGCGTGCATTCCATTTATCATCCCGACGTTTTGTATTTCAACGGTCCGTGGGAGCAATTTTTGGTCGGACCCTATTTCTACGCAGACCGCTCACCGGATGAAATAACCAGCATGGCAATCGTCGGTCTCGCTGCGGGTACGGCGGCGCGTCAGGCGACCGCTGTTTATGGCGATGACATCCAAATTGACGGGTTCGAGATCGACGGCAAAATTATCGAAGTTGGGCGAACATATTTCGATATGAACCTGCCAAACCTGAATGTCATTGTCGGCGACGGCAGGCTGGGCCTGGATCGCAGTCCGGTCACATATGATATCATCGCCATCGATGCGTATCGTCCGCCGTACATCCCCCCGCACATGACCACCCTCGAATTCTTCGAGATCTGCGCCTCGCACCTCGCCGACGACGGGGTGCTGACCCTCAACGTTGGCTCCACCCCCGGCGACCGCCGCCTCATCGATGGTCTCGCCACCACCATGGCCCAGCTCTTCCCCACCATCCACATCATGGACATCCCCGCCACGCTCAACACCATGATCTTCGCCACCAAACAGCCCACCACACGCGAAGCCTTCTCGGATAACATGATCCGCCTCGCGCAGGATTCCAGCCTCGACCCCGTGCTGGTGATAACGATGGCGTCCACCTTTACCCATCTCCAACCCGGCTACGAAACCACCACCGTCTTCACCGACGACCTCGCCCCCATCGAATGGATCGTCAATAACATGGTTGTCAACTTCGTCCTCGAGGGCGGCCTGGAGTTTTTACAGTAA
- the gatC gene encoding Asp-tRNA(Asn)/Glu-tRNA(Gln) amidotransferase subunit GatC: MTNIIDTKTVQHIAYLVRLGISEEEAQKFSGQFSSIIDYFNMLNEVDTENVPPASDIANAENVLREDVVKPSMSREEFLKNAPQSERGYVKVPTVLGDE, encoded by the coding sequence ATGACAAATATCATCGACACCAAAACAGTTCAACACATCGCTTACCTCGTCCGTCTCGGAATCTCCGAAGAGGAAGCACAAAAATTCAGCGGACAGTTCTCCTCCATCATTGACTACTTCAACATGCTCAACGAAGTGGACACGGAGAACGTCCCGCCTGCGTCGGACATTGCCAACGCCGAGAACGTGCTGCGCGAGGACGTGGTCAAACCATCCATGAGCCGCGAAGAATTTCTCAAGAACGCGCCGCAATCTGAGCGCGGATATGTCAAAGTGCCTACTGTTCTAGGCGACGAATAA